The proteins below come from a single Chryseobacterium sp. MA9 genomic window:
- a CDS encoding DUF2461 domain-containing protein, translating to MSASISPKTFDFLNKLNKNNNREWFNENKSLYTESQQNVITFLDELIKEMSGFDEELAKIDSKKALFRIYRDTRFSKDKSPYKTNFGASLGMGKGNQKGGYYLHMEPGKSFLAGGIYMPESSVLKEVRKEISVYGDDFLKILNNKDFKKHFPQLNQDDKLKKIPQGFEKEDPMGEYLKLKNFIVVYSLKDEEVLDKNAVKNMNKIFKLMKPFNDFLNTPFL from the coding sequence ATGTCTGCGAGCATTTCTCCCAAAACATTTGATTTTTTAAACAAATTAAATAAAAACAATAACCGCGAATGGTTTAATGAAAATAAAAGCCTGTATACTGAATCTCAGCAAAACGTTATTACATTTCTGGATGAACTCATTAAAGAGATGTCAGGTTTTGATGAAGAACTTGCTAAAATTGACAGTAAAAAAGCACTGTTCAGAATTTACAGAGACACAAGATTTTCAAAAGATAAATCTCCTTATAAAACCAATTTCGGAGCATCTCTGGGAATGGGAAAAGGGAATCAGAAAGGAGGTTACTATCTTCACATGGAACCCGGCAAATCCTTTTTAGCCGGAGGTATCTATATGCCTGAATCTTCTGTTTTGAAAGAAGTTCGTAAAGAAATATCGGTGTACGGTGATGATTTTCTTAAAATTCTCAACAATAAGGATTTCAAAAAGCACTTCCCGCAACTTAACCAGGATGACAAACTAAAAAAGATCCCTCAGGGTTTCGAGAAAGAGGATCCTATGGGAGAATATCTGAAACTTAAAAATTTCATTGTAGTATATTCTTTAAAAGACGAGGAAGTATTGGATAAAAATGCTGTGAAAAATATGAACAAAATTTTTAAGTTGATGAAGCCTTTCAATGATTTCCTAAATACACCTTTTCTTTAA